The following coding sequences are from one Alkalinema sp. FACHB-956 window:
- the codA gene encoding cytosine deaminase, whose product MNCDLLLQGGRVLVTPDRWISADIAISQGQIVAIVPNVSTTSESAIPDTIASSASSPSSPTVASNSEVDGTGAGIAAQQILDVTGKLISPPFVESHIHLDSALTAGEPRWNQSGTLFEGIEIWRDRKRNLSLEDVKQRAIATLKQQAMQGVLFVRSHADVSEPSLTALQALLEVREAVKDWMTLQVVAFPQDGIYGSPGNEALLEEALKQGADGVGGIPHYELTREDGVRSIQRIFELAEQYDRWIDIHCDEIDDDQSRFLEVVSACALRREMGDRVAASHTTAFGSYNNAYAFKLLGFLQRSRINFIANPLINITLQGRTDSYPKRRGVTRVKELWQAGLNVSLGHDCVQDPWYSLGTGNMLDVAMMAIHVCQMTGTAEIDACYNMVTWNGAKTLGVADQYGIAIGQPANLLVLDAGDRYDALRRRATVQTVISQGRILAETPPSHPVWRGQN is encoded by the coding sequence ATGAACTGTGATCTTCTTCTTCAGGGTGGGCGAGTTTTAGTGACGCCCGATCGCTGGATTTCGGCTGATATTGCAATTTCCCAGGGACAAATTGTTGCGATCGTCCCCAATGTTTCAACGACTTCCGAGTCAGCAATTCCTGACACGATCGCATCAAGTGCATCAAGTCCATCAAGTCCAACAGTTGCATCAAATTCTGAGGTCGATGGCACTGGAGCGGGGATAGCAGCCCAGCAGATTTTAGATGTGACAGGTAAACTCATCAGTCCTCCATTTGTGGAATCCCATATTCATCTGGACTCTGCATTAACCGCAGGAGAACCCAGGTGGAATCAAAGTGGCACGCTGTTTGAAGGAATTGAAATTTGGCGCGATCGTAAACGCAATCTATCCCTAGAGGATGTTAAACAGCGGGCGATCGCGACCCTCAAGCAACAGGCAATGCAGGGCGTTCTCTTTGTGCGCAGCCATGCTGATGTCAGTGAACCGAGTCTAACGGCTCTCCAAGCCCTTCTCGAAGTTCGTGAGGCAGTCAAAGATTGGATGACCTTGCAAGTTGTAGCCTTTCCCCAAGATGGGATTTATGGCAGTCCTGGGAATGAAGCTTTGCTGGAAGAAGCGCTGAAGCAGGGGGCCGATGGCGTAGGGGGCATTCCCCACTACGAGTTGACGCGGGAAGATGGCGTGCGATCGATCCAGCGGATTTTTGAACTTGCTGAGCAGTACGATCGCTGGATTGATATTCACTGCGATGAGATTGACGATGACCAATCCCGCTTCCTAGAAGTGGTGTCTGCCTGTGCATTGCGGCGAGAGATGGGCGATCGCGTGGCAGCGAGTCACACCACCGCCTTTGGTTCCTATAACAACGCCTACGCCTTTAAACTGCTGGGCTTTTTGCAGCGATCACGGATTAATTTCATTGCTAATCCGTTGATTAACATTACATTGCAAGGACGTACAGATAGCTATCCCAAACGGCGCGGTGTGACCCGAGTCAAGGAGCTATGGCAAGCGGGTTTAAATGTCAGTCTGGGGCACGATTGCGTGCAAGATCCTTGGTATTCCCTAGGAACGGGCAATATGTTGGATGTAGCGATGATGGCCATTCATGTCTGCCAAATGACAGGCACAGCGGAAATCGATGCCTGTTACAACATGGTGACTTGGAATGGGGCAAAAACCTTGGGCGTCGCGGATCAGTACGGGATTGCCATCGGTCAGCCTGCCAATTTACTGGTGCTGGATGCTGGCGATCGCTACGATGCTTTGCGGCGTCGAGCCACGGTTCAAACCGTGATTTCCCAAGGCCGAATTCTCGCGGAAACCCCTCCTAGTCATCCCGTATGGCGAGGCCAGAACTGA
- a CDS encoding citrate synthase, which yields MTVCEYRAGLEGVPATQSSISFVDGQKGILEYRGIPIQELAEKSTFLETAYLLIWNELPSAEDLGAFETEIRYHRRLKYRIRDMMKCFPESGHPMDALQACAAALGLFYSRRALDDPTYVRAAVVRLLAKVPTMVAAFQLMRKGNDPVQPRDDLGYAANFLYMLNEQEPDPLAAHIFDVCLTLHAEHTINASTFSAMVTASTLTDPYAVIASAVGTLAGPLHGGAAEEVILMLEEIGSVENVRPYLDHCLEHKKKIMGFGHRVYKVKDPRANILQELAEQLFAKFGQDKYYDIAVEMEQVVAEKLGHRGIYPNVDFYSGLVYRKLGIPTDLFTPVFAISRTAGWLAHWKEQLAENRIFRPTQIYTGLHSAPYVPIEHR from the coding sequence ATGACAGTTTGCGAATACCGCGCTGGTTTAGAAGGCGTTCCCGCAACCCAATCCAGTATCAGTTTTGTTGATGGGCAAAAGGGAATTCTGGAGTATCGGGGCATCCCTATTCAGGAACTTGCTGAGAAAAGTACCTTTTTAGAGACAGCCTACCTCTTAATTTGGAACGAGTTGCCCAGTGCAGAGGATCTCGGGGCCTTTGAGACTGAAATTCGCTACCATCGACGGTTGAAATACCGCATTCGGGACATGATGAAATGTTTCCCGGAAAGTGGCCACCCCATGGATGCCCTCCAGGCCTGTGCTGCAGCCCTGGGTCTGTTTTACTCCCGTCGAGCGTTAGATGATCCGACCTATGTTCGAGCAGCGGTCGTGCGGCTACTCGCTAAAGTTCCCACGATGGTGGCGGCATTCCAACTCATGCGGAAGGGGAACGATCCAGTGCAACCTCGGGATGATTTGGGCTATGCTGCGAATTTTCTCTACATGTTGAATGAGCAAGAGCCAGATCCTTTAGCAGCTCATATTTTTGATGTTTGCTTGACCTTACACGCAGAACACACGATTAATGCTTCCACCTTTTCTGCGATGGTGACCGCTTCCACACTGACGGATCCCTATGCAGTCATTGCCTCGGCGGTGGGAACGCTGGCAGGCCCTCTGCACGGTGGAGCGGCGGAAGAAGTGATTCTCATGCTAGAAGAAATCGGATCCGTTGAAAATGTACGTCCTTACTTGGATCATTGCCTGGAACATAAGAAGAAGATCATGGGCTTCGGTCATCGGGTTTACAAAGTAAAGGATCCGAGGGCCAATATTTTGCAGGAGTTGGCCGAACAGCTATTTGCTAAGTTTGGCCAAGATAAGTACTACGATATTGCGGTTGAAATGGAGCAGGTTGTTGCAGAAAAACTGGGACACCGAGGCATTTATCCCAACGTAGACTTTTACTCTGGCTTGGTTTACCGAAAACTCGGTATTCCTACGGATTTGTTTACGCCCGTATTTGCCATTTCCCGGACTGCTGGATGGTTGGCTCACTGGAAGGAACAACTGGCGGAAAACCGCATTTTCCGTCCAACTCAGATCTATACGGGGCTTCACAGTGCGCCCTACGTTCCGATCGAGCACCGATAA